In a genomic window of Kwoniella newhampshirensis strain CBS 13917 chromosome 8, whole genome shotgun sequence:
- a CDS encoding mitochondrial 54S ribosomal protein bL31m, which produces MSRSLLLSSSGSSSVLRPTRSIQLKLQTQTRTKTSAASPSSLWLSRTHLAPSPSIPPPVPPKYPMRVILSDGSSFTAYTTAPTPSTKKLTRDVLNNPLWSPASERRGLGEGDEGRVGRFRKRFEGLGLDGTPASAGGSTSNTVSTHEGASAEGGSQQQQQENDFDWMSEGAQEEKVSEKQRNPVKAAKKGGKKK; this is translated from the coding sequence ATGTCACGAtcgcttctcctctcctcttctggcTCTTCATCCGTTCTCCGACCGACCCGTTCCATTCAGCTCAAACTCCAGACGCAAACGCGAACCAAAACATCTGCcgcctctccttcctcattATGGTTATCCCGAACACATCTCGCTCCCTCACCTTCTATCCCTCCTCCCGTCCCCCCAAAATACCCTATGCGAGTGATCCTCTCCGACGGGTCCTCCTTCACGGCATACACCACGGCTCCGACGCCATCCACGAAGAAATTGACGAGAGACGTGCTGAATAATCCGCTCTGGTCGCCTGCgagtgagaggagaggtcTCGGTGAGGGCGATGAGGGTCGTGTGGGCAGATTCAGGAAGAGATTCGAAGGTCTCGGTTTGGATGGTACTCCTGCGTCCGCTGGGGGGTCAACTTCGAACACTGTATCGACGCATGAGGGTGCAAGcgcagaaggaggatctcaacagcagcaacagGAGAACGACTTCGATTGGATGTCGGAAGGTGcacaggaggagaaagtcAGTGAGAAACAGCGGAACCCGGTCAAGGCGGCCAAGAaaggtgggaagaagaagtaa